CCCCGCTGTAACAACCATTAGCGCAACATAATCCATTTCTCCGCTAGCCACTGGTTTTAAATAATCAGCTAAGCATAAAAATGGGGCTGTTTGCTGACGCGGGAATGTGAAACGCTGAATTTCTGTTTTCGCATCCTCTGGGCTATAGATAACTACATCATCCCCATCTGATTGCGCTGGGTAAAACTGATACATGCCCGAAGCCTTTAATGCACCACTATTTAAATACCCTTGCACTAAATCATTTAACAAGATTGCGCGGTCATCTTGTTCCGCTATTAGCTGCTCTAAATTCCCTTTTAAACCTAAATGATGCCCAATTAATGTACGCAAATTCACATAAGGCTGCAAGTGTGCGACTGAATAATCACGTTTAATATGTGGCACTAAATCTTTCGGTGTAAATACTGGCGCATCTACTACCGTACGAACTGGCTTTTCAGCAACCGCTACTGCTGGACGTGTCGCGCGTTTCGCATCCGCCTCTAATCGCTGTTCACGAGCTGTTATTAATTCTGAAATTAACTCTTGTCGCTCATTTTCGTTCATTAAACGATTGGCCTGCTCTAGCCCCTGCATAGCATCTTTTGAATAAATCACCGGTCCATCATATTGCTCAGCAATTTTGGTTTCAGTAAAACGACGTGATAATGCAGCGCCACCTACTAATATCGGAACATCAATCCCTGCTTCTTTAAAATCTTGTGCGGTAATCACCATTTGCTGTGCCGATTTCACAAGTAAGCCTGATAACCCAACAAAGTCTGGCTTTTCTTTACGAATTGCCTCAATCAATTGAGCTGGTGTCACTTTTATTCCTAAGTCTACAACACGGTAACCATTGTTACTTAAGATAATATCAACTAAGTTTTTGCCGATGTCATGCACATCACCTTTTACCGTTGCTAATACCATTGTCCCTTTACTCGCGCTCGTGTCACCTTTTTCCATAAACTGTTCTAGATGGGCTACAGCTGCTTTCATAACACCTGCACTTTGGAGTACTTCCGCAACGATTAATTGGTTGGCATTAAACAAACGTCCAACTTCGGCCATTCCTGCCATTAGTGGTCCATTAATAATATCAAGAGGTGTATCAAATGTTTGACGTGCAGCATCTAAATCTTCAATCAGCCCTTCTTTTGTACCTTCTAAAATGTAGTATGCGAGACGTTCTTCAACCGTTGTCGGTAATTCTTTCACGACCGCGTCTTTCTTTTTATCACGATAAAAGTCGGTAAATACTGCTAATGTTTCATCGTTTGTATTGAAAATTAAATCGTTTGCTAATTTAATTTCCTCTTCTGGAATGGATGCATAACGCTCTAATTTTTCTGTATTAACTATCGCATAATCTAAGCCTGCTTGTGTACAGTGATACAAATACACCGCATTTAACACTTCACGGCCAACTGGTGGTAAACCGAATGATACATTACTTACACCAAGGACCGTTAAACAGCCCGGTAAGTTTTCTTTAATGAGACGAATGCCTTCGATTGTTTCTTCCGCAGCACCGATATACTGCTCATCCCCTGTACCAACCGGGAACATCAGTGGATCGAAAATAATATCCTCTGGTGACATGCCCCATTTTTCCATTAACAATTTATAAGAACGCTGTGCGACTTCAAGTTTTTTCTCGCGTGTAACCGCCATCCCAATTTCATCGATTGTTCCAACAACAAGCGCTGCGCCATATTTTTTTACAAGCGGCATAACCGCATCAAAGCGTTCTTCACCGTCTTCTAAGTTAATGGAGTTAATAATTGCTTTCCCCTGTGAAAACTTCAGTGCCTCTTCCATTACCTTCTCGTCCGTTGAGTCAATTACGAGCGGTACTTTTACTTTTTTCACAACTTCATGCATGAAGTTTTTCATATCCTCTACTTCATCGCGGTCTGGGTTGGCTAAACAAATATCAATAACATGCGCACCATTTTTCACTTGTGCACGGGCAATTTCAGCCGCTTCTTCAAATTTACCATCAATAATTAAGTTTTTAAATTTGCGTGAACCAATTACGTTTGTGCGTTCGCCGATAAATAATGGACGCATCGATTCATCGTATTGCAGTGGCTCAATGCC
This portion of the Solibacillus daqui genome encodes:
- the metH gene encoding methionine synthase → MSKHPIHEQLQNRIIIIDGAMGTMLQAENLTYEDFGGEELDGCNENLVITRPDVLKKVHLAYLEAGADIICTNTFGGTPLVLNEYDLGHKAVEINTRAVELALEAAREFSTPEWPRFVAGAIGPTTKTLSVTGGITFDELEENFYVQAKTLIEAGSDLLLLETSQDMLNVKAGTIAIHRAFTELGKELPVMISGTIEPMGTTLAGQSIEAFYISIEHIKPLSVGLNCATGPEFMTDHIRSLAELSNGYISCYPNAGLPDEEGCYHETPDSLSKKLQGFAEKGWLNIVGGCCGTTPAHIAAIREAVANYAPRKPQESTHGHVVSGIEPLQYDESMRPLFIGERTNVIGSRKFKNLIIDGKFEEAAEIARAQVKNGAHVIDICLANPDRDEVEDMKNFMHEVVKKVKVPLVIDSTDEKVMEEALKFSQGKAIINSINLEDGEERFDAVMPLVKKYGAALVVGTIDEIGMAVTREKKLEVAQRSYKLLMEKWGMSPEDIIFDPLMFPVGTGDEQYIGAAEETIEGIRLIKENLPGCLTVLGVSNVSFGLPPVGREVLNAVYLYHCTQAGLDYAIVNTEKLERYASIPEEEIKLANDLIFNTNDETLAVFTDFYRDKKKDAVVKELPTTVEERLAYYILEGTKEGLIEDLDAARQTFDTPLDIINGPLMAGMAEVGRLFNANQLIVAEVLQSAGVMKAAVAHLEQFMEKGDTSASKGTMVLATVKGDVHDIGKNLVDIILSNNGYRVVDLGIKVTPAQLIEAIRKEKPDFVGLSGLLVKSAQQMVITAQDFKEAGIDVPILVGGAALSRRFTETKIAEQYDGPVIYSKDAMQGLEQANRLMNENERQELISELITAREQRLEADAKRATRPAVAVAEKPVRTVVDAPVFTPKDLVPHIKRDYSVAHLQPYVNLRTLIGHHLGLKGNLEQLIAEQDDRAILLNDLVQGYLNSGALKASGMYQFYPAQSDGDDVVIYSPEDAKTEIQRFTFPRQQTAPFLCLADYLKPVASGEMDYVALMVVTAGKGVSSKANELKKAGRFLESHALQATALELAEGFAERIHQEIRDQWGFPDATDFTMRDRFAAKYQGQRFSFGYPACPNLEDQEKLFAVLKPEQIGVQLTEGFMMEPEASVSAIVFAHPDARYFNV